One part of the Phaeodactylum tricornutum CCAP 1055/1 chromosome 17, whole genome shotgun sequence genome encodes these proteins:
- the Lhcx4 gene encoding protein fucoxanthin chlorophyll a/c protein (Related to Chlamydomonas LI818) — translation MKLFTIFLPLVLVGTAAGFASGPFSKKASPSPEVSIESMPGIVAPTGFFDPLRFAERAPSNTLKRYRECELTHGRVAMLATVGFLAGEAVQNTNFLWNAQVSGPAITHIPQIPATFWVLLTLFIGVAELSRAQTAMVPPSDIPVGKAGRMREDYNPGDIGFDPLNLMPESSEEFYRLQTKELQNGRLAMLGAAGFLAQEAVNGKGILENLFG, via the exons ATGAAATTGTTCACCATCTTCTTGCCCCTGGTTTTAGTGGGAACCGCCGCTGGCTTTGCCTCTGGCCCGTTCTCCAAGAAGGCTTCTCCGTCACCA GAGGTATCAATTGAAAGTATGCCTGGTATCGTGGCGCCCACTGGATTCTTTGATCCACTCCGCTTCGCTGAAAGGGCCCCGTCGAACACGCTTAAGCGCTACCGCGAGTGTGAACTAACGCATGGCCGCGTTGCTATGTTGGCAACGGTGGGTTTCCTCGCCGGCGAAGCGGTTCAAAATACGAACTTTCTATGGAACGCCCAAGTTTCGGGGCCTGCTATAACGCATATTCCACAGATTCCAGCAACTTTTTGGGTCTTGCTCACCCTGTTTATCGGTGTGGCCGAATTGTCACGTGCGCAAACTGCCATGGTTCCCCCTAGTGACATTCCCGTGGGTAAGGCTGGCCGAATGCGTGAAGATTACAATCCTGGGGACATTGGATTCGACCCTCTCAATTTAATGCCCGAAAGTTCCGAGGAGTTCTATAGGTTGCAGACTAAAGAACTACAGAATGGGCGTTTGGCCATGCTGGGTGCTGCAGGTTTCTTGGCTCAAGAAGCAGTTAATGGGAAGGGTATTTTGGAGAATTTGTTTGGCTAG
- a CDS encoding predicted protein: FLNFMSLAMLSRVVLSWYPTANLKEAPWIFLVIPTEPLLRAVKGVIPPAFGVDITPVAWLGLFTFVHEILLGQQGLFTMKMKYGI; encoded by the coding sequence TTTTTGAACTTTATGTCTCTGGCCATGTTGTCAAGGGTCGTCCTTAGTTGGTACCCTACAGCCAATCTCAAGGAAGCGCCGTGGATTTTTTTGGTTATACCTACGGAACCGCTGCTTCGAGCTGTCAAAGGAGTTATACCACCAGCCTTTGGGGTCGATATCACGCCGGTTGCGTGGTTGGGACTCTTTACCTTTGTTCACGAAATTCTTTTGGGACAGCAAGGCTTGTTTACAATGAAGATGAAGTACGGAATCTGA
- a CDS encoding predicted protein, which produces MRKLLLGITFSTAAYCYGKPTILIDSPKAKCIAVEAAQDTILRVEYDAPDTVVEKMSPEYGPTYLTINVQPKNRVMDSKLHSAPIKSRLKTTSQVLESKQGSVTHKFEVDGEANVCIRSSSANPKFPQLFGLRVETNVHDLASKKASHSGDEASADVHLSQMELEMQRIQNGMRTILNQADFAKTRDAEFHIQTKHMHEASMWWPVVQVCILIITGFTQASHITRFFQSRRII; this is translated from the exons ATGCGAAAACTTCTCCTCGGTATAACGTTCTCAACGGCTGCTTACTGCTATGGAAAACCAACTATTCTGATCGACTCACCAAAGGCAAAGTGTATTGCAGTCGAAGCCGCACAAGACACAATACTTCGTGTCGAGTACGATGCACCAG ACACGGTAGTCGAAAAAATGTCCCCGGAATACGGTCCAACCTACCTCACCATCAACGTCCAGCCGAAGAATCGGGTGATGGATAGTAAACTGCATTCGGCTCCGATAAAATCTAGACTCAAAACAACGTCTCAAGTTTTAGAAAGTAAGCAAGGATCGGTTACACACAAGTTCGAAGTTGACGGTGAAGCCAACGTGTGCATTCGCTCCAGTTCCGCCAATCCAAAGTTCCCCCAACTCTTTGGTTTACGCGTTGAAACCAACGTCCACGATCTGGCATCAAAGAAAGCTTCCCACAGTGGAGACGAAGCGAGCGCCGATGTACATCTCAGTCAGATGGAATTAGAAATGCAACGCATTCAAAACGGTATGCGAACTATTCTCAACCAGGCCGATTTTGCCAAAACGCGAGATGCCGAATTTCACATCCAGACTAAGCATATGCACGAAGCCAGCATGTGGTGGCCCGTGGTTCAAGTGTGTATCCTTATTATTACAGGATTCACACAAGCATCGCACATTACCCGATTCTTTCAATCGAGGCGAATTATATAA
- a CDS encoding predicted protein: VTPEQEIQLARIIQQGAQLQGSRVELENQLGRSCTKQEWADKVGLSNKELRRVVNDYRRAKHDLVTANLGLVHAVVNQQYGSLKTHTGITKEELIQEGSLGLLRAAELFDPERGLRFSTYAVVWIKGVLSNSHLPELVRLPAREKTKWNKIQTIQREVETANGVVPTVEELATLTGMTVQEVVQTTRRMQQARSILSLDFEYSSHSRSGADTATSSAALANQECPEDAKLAARTQLQADVIAAMARNLDAREARLLRLRYGLADGQTRSLAECADAMGLSPTRTQQIAQTCLSKLRQAAEAESLEEYLLTIA, translated from the coding sequence GTTACACCCGAACAAGAAATTCAACTCGCCCGAATCATTCAACAAGGTGCCCAACTACAAGGATCCCGAGTCGAACTCGAAAATCAACTGGGACGTAGCTGTACCAAGCAAGAATGGGCGGATAAGGTCGGATTATCCAACAAGGAACTACGCCGAGTTGTGAACGATTATCGAAGGGCCAAGCACGATCTCGTTACGGCCAATCTAGGACTCGTGCACGCCGTTGTCAATCAACAATATGGGAGTCTCAAAACACACACGGGGATTACTAAAGAAGAACTCATACAGGAAGGCAGTTTGGGATTGTTGCGCGCGGCCGAATTGTTTGATCCCGAGCGAGGACTGCGATTCAGCACTTACGCGGTAGTGTGGATCAAGGGCGTGCTCAGCAATTCGCATCTTCCCGAACTTGTCCGACTCCCAGCCCGGGAAAAGACCAAGTGGAACAAAATTCAAACCATTCAACGCGAAGTAGAAACAGCCAACGGTGTGGTCCCCACCGTAGAGGAACTGGCTACCCTGACCGGCATGACCGTGCAGGAGGTTGTGCAAACCACGCGGCGAATGCAACAGGCAAGGTCCATACTGAGTTTGGATTTTGAATACTCCTCGCACTCGCGCAGTGGTGCCGACACCGCAACGTCCTCGGCGGCACTGGCGAACCAGGAATGCCCGGAAGACGCCAAACTCGCAGCCCGTACCCAACTTCAGGCTGATGTCATTGCTGCCATGGCACGTAACTTGGACGCTCGAGAGGCTCGTCTACTGCGATTGCGATACGGTTTGGCGGACGGACAAACACGTTCGTTGGCCGAATGTGCCGACGCCATGGGATTATCACCAACCCGGACCCAACAAATAGCTCAAACTTGTTTGAGCAAACTCCGACAAGCGGCTGAAGCCGAGTCCCTCGAAGAATATTTGCTGACAATTGCTTAG
- a CDS encoding predicted protein, with amino-acid sequence EKERSVTSILKELAAIQQQGPQKYCILGTRHCSFLHQQIIELLAYALVLSGNHVYTSGAGGTHGAAIRGALRAERPDLLTVVLPQSMSKQTRDSQALLKKVDDVIAMPQNDEMSLDIASRICNSYLLSQTDQLISFAFHESTTVIEATKEAKKLDMLVTVLFLD; translated from the exons GAAAAAGAGCGCTCCGTCACCTCGATTCTCAAAGAGCTTGCCGCGATTCAACAACAAGGTCCTCAAAAATATTGCATTCTTGGTACACGCCACTGCTCTTTCTTGCATCAGCAAATCATTGAACTACT CGCCTATGCTTTGGTACTTTCAGGTAATCACGTTTATACTTCTGGCGCGGGAGGGACTCACGGGGCCGCGATTCGTGGAGCTCTCCGTGCTGAACGTCCAGATTTGCTTACCGTAGTTTTGCCGCAATCCATGTCGAAACAGACAAGAGATAGTCAAGCATTACTGAAGAAGGTTGACGACGTCATCGCTATGCCACAAAACGATGAAATGAGTCTAGATATTGCATCACGTATTTGCAACTCTTACTTACTGTCGCAAACGGACCAGCTAATTTCATTCGCCTTTCACGAATCCACAACGGTAATCGAAGCTACTAAGGAAGCGAAGAAACTGGACATGCTGGTAACAGTCCTCTTTCTGGACTAG
- a CDS encoding predicted protein: MNITRFMTVHVPNLQVFQQDSIMTTIILAFVLLFLASSVSSLYRNAEAFRAYISSRAPPASTVSTNAKPKPSSLDNSLRGSIQWWEDLAPPFHDASEDYVDLDAEVTHFLFLLHGHRGFSKDLSYLQSVMQQVATIETRESMRGANCMMESDEETKPINESSNPRSTTDKVRRSNGRQEMVVHSATCNERKTTDGVEKGGERLVEEMLTTIREQMKLRQDDRPIKDITISVLGNSLGGIYGRYAIAKLTRHCDEKVDGSWLLDNHYRIYFNIFCTTATPHLGIAGHTFLPIPRTAEIGVAHAMGDTGRDLFRLNDLMKKMATDPSFLGPLKRFRKRIAYANAYGTDFPVPAQTAAFLSDTSSYPHHFAEATRDDDPIVVDDNGLVVATLHTPPRQLRGDLAEIKMLDMDQNDADDLARMSMSLDALGWKKVFVDVRKEIPNISVPKVSLPTWRNNSAAAGSNEPNGRSSEESCTSDDAPINEDTEEEMRVEQALQRLKQRGVVSSRDVAAAVTAPLFDEKVYWPSGHNMIVAFSRSRLSTYMNKAGRPVVDSLAKELVEDIFSWNALSTEASPSIQSFESTPEPKT; this comes from the coding sequence ATGAATATTACAAGGTTCATGACCGTGCATGTTCCTAACTTACAAGTCTTCCAACAAGATTCAATCATGACAACTATTATTCTCgcttttgttttgcttttccttgCGTCGTCCGTCTCTAGTTTATACCGAAACGCTGAAGCATTCAGAGCATACATATCCTCACGAGCACCACCTGCTTCTACGGTATCAACAAACGCTAAACCCAAGCCTTCTTCTTTAGACAACTCTCTACGTGGATCTATCCAGTGGTGGGAAGATTTAGCTCCACCATTTCACGATGCATCCGAAGACTACGTTGATCTCGACGCTGAAGTTACAcatttcctctttttgcttCACGGACACAGGGGTTTTTCGAAGGATCTGTCTTACTTGCAGTCCGTCATGCAGCAAGTGGCTACTATAGAAACTCGGGAAAGCATGCGTGGAGCAAACTGCATGATGGAGTCGGATGAGGAGACCAAGCCGATCAATGAGAGCAGTAACCCTAGATCAACGACCGACAAGGTTCGCCGGTCGAATGGTCGTCAAGAAATGGTTGTCCACTCGGCCACATGCAACGAGCGTAAAACTACTGATGGAGTCGAGAAGGGAGGGGAGCGCTTGGTAGAAGAAATGCTGACAACTATTCGTGAGCAGATGAAACTACGACAAGATGACAGACCGATCAAGGATATCACCATTTCCGTGTTGGGAAATAGTTTAGGGGGGATCTATGGACGCTATGCTATTGCGAAACTGACTCGACATTGTGATGAAAAAGTAGATGGATCTTGGCTCCTAGACAACCACTATCGGATCTACTTTAACATCTTTTGTACAACCGCTACACCGCACTTGGGGATTGCTGGTCACACTTTTTTACCGATTCCCCGCACAGCCGAGATCGGAGTTGCGCACGCCATGGGAGATACAGGTAGGGATTTGTTCCGGTTAAATGATCTTATGAAGAAAATGGCGACAGATCCGTCGTTCCTAGGGCCACTGAAACGTTTTCGCAAGCGCATCGCTTACGCCAACGCATATGGAACAGACTTTCCCGTCCCAGCACAAACTGCCGCCTTTTTATCGGATACGAGCTCATACCCCCACCATTTTGCTGAAGCTACACGTGACGACGATCCAATCGTTGTTGATGACAACGGGCTGGTTGTTGCCACATTGCATACGCCTCCTCGACAACTTCGAGGTGACCTTGCAGAGATCAAGATGCTCGACATGGATCAAAATGATGCGGACGATTTGGCACGTATGTCAATGTCATTGGACGCCTTGGGTTGGAAAAAAGTATTTGTTGATGTCAGGAAAGAAATTCCCAACATTTCCGTACCCAAAGTCTCACTACCAACATGGAGAAACAATTCAGCTGCCGCAGGCAGCAATGAGCCCAACGGCCGGAGTTCTGAAGAGAGCTGTACGTCCGATGACGCTCCTATCAATGAAGATacagaagaagaaatgcGGGTAGAGCAGGCTCTGCAGCGACTTAAGCAAAGAGGTGTTGTATCGTCCCGAGACGTTGCGGCCGCAGTGACTGCCCCCTTGTTTGATGAAAAAGTTTACTGGCCATCAGGTCACAATATGATTGTTGCTTTTTCGCGTTCTCGGCTGAGCACTTACATGAACAAAGCAGGACGACCAGTTGTTGATTCGCTTGCCAAGGAGCTTGTCGAAGATATCTTTTCCTGGAACGCTTTATCGACGGAGGCAAGCCCCTCTATTCAATCTTTCGAGAGTACTCCTGAGCCGAAGACTTAG
- the Lhcr5 gene encoding protein fucoxanthin chlorophyll a/c protein, producing MKYRTSILFSALATSATAFAPTQSITRTLTQTNMADFNKDDFLSFKEKDKSGNLPNDRSEAIPFQKRPHALDGTFAGDVGFDPIGFASSKEDLWKYREAEVKHGRLAMLASAGWIFAERFDRPLAQLFSMEPVLDASNRNPALLNGGLGKVSPVYWVSCLVAAAAIDLNGIEKSRNDPNYFPGNLGWDPLGLYPSDPSGQRRMLLAEIKHGRLAMIAITAFAFQEFVQQYAVINQTPIFFQPAQDV from the coding sequence ATGAAGTACAGGACATCCATTCTTTTCTCGGCGTTGGCTACTTCCGCAACAGCTTTTGCACCAACGCAAAGCATTACCAGAACGCTCACTCAAACGAATATGGCCGATTTCAACAAGGACGATTTCTTGTCGTTcaaggaaaaagacaaatCCGGAAACCTCCCAAACGATCGATCTGAAGCCATACCCTTCCAAAAGCGCCCCCATGCTTTGGACGGAACGTTCGCAGGCGATGTTGGATTTGATCCCATTGGTTTTGCGTCGAGCAAGGAAGATCTCTGGAAGTACCGAGAAGCCGAAGTTAAGCATGGACGTCTCGCCATGCTAGCTTCTGCGGGATGGATCTTTGCTGAGCGCTTTGATCGCCCTTTGGCGCAACTATTTTCAATGGAACCTGTCTTGGACGCCTCAAACCGCAACCCAGCCCTCCTGAACGGCGGTCTTGGTAAGGTCAGCCCTGTTTACTGGGTTTCGTGCTTGGTTGCCGCCGCGGCCATTGACCTGAACGGGATCGAAAAATCACGGAACGATCCAAACTACTTTCCTGGGAATTTGGGATGGGATCCACTTGGGCTGTATCCTTCCGATCCTTCGGGACAGCGCCGCATGCTGCTTGCCGAAATCAAGCATGGCCGTCTTGCCATGATTGCCATTACAGCATTTGCCTTTCAAGAGTTTGTTCAGCAGTATGCTGTGATAAACCAGACTCCAATCTTCTTCCAACCAGCGCAGGATGTT
- a CDS encoding predicted protein, with amino-acid sequence MKKAAVLFIITLCIKGSTISVSIIFWPQISSYGSHFIDSLSNSSVMDAKRRLSFFMGIGMVFFPGANGNNSWIDIETPLKKRTTKSLVDGSTYHLVMSDEFNVENRTFKDGHDPMWTALDRSDDDASSAGGGSLQFYNSSAVSTENGFLKIATYLETTSWTRYDHVNKHWKTERTNFTSGMVQSWNKFCFTGGIVEVDVVFPGEPFIGGLWPAVWMLGNLGRATYEASTNNIWPWSFDTCDREMQDAQAISACNRENHYGMHPFQGRGATEIDIIEVMTGDSNGPLPSTEPPITLPYGDMTLQVAPGVPKNRPQSGSLPLRKNTFSDNGHTEFLANVWYKDLEMHGNTSINPFFYGTYLGETKPGEPVTRGKHEAFQADAVGAAHQLTPAHFKRPHTFRIEWQPGKGGRLDWYTKGYRMNETTYMEGDGEGQEWTHVFSLKDKSLSDLMGSQIPNEPTYLIFNTAISSTWGFPYDPPDWCPKCFDCNDPTCSCNFYPGFCQMLDSRTVAMLIDSVRVYQSFNTSAHVGGKHTLGCDPPDYPTREWITGHEYRYMRNEPFSYKDKAHSLQPLQRGGGVCRDDSDCGGNVSLTNLTAVYDMLGTDSERKLFSTESRETVDLVISQGQCASQTNTFFSSKSWTGKVCRCRVGFTGPMCLSLDRIDTFPSAHKIRTDVSPFNRIANFEAPTFMLTAIASMIVMLLSILVSKVVDEKKARKRKSVSRQFKRPTFVTTSNDSNVTIITGTSI; translated from the exons ATGAAAAAGGCGGCTGTACTTTTCATCATCAC CCTCTGTATCAAAGGTAGCACGATATCGGTTTCCATCATCTTCTGGCCTCAAATCTCTTCGTA CGGGTCGCACTTTATCGACTCCTTGTCGAATTCTTCAGTCATGGACGCAAAAAGGCGGTTGTCGTTCTTTATGGGGATAGGAATGGTGTTCTTTCCAGGAGCAAACGGCAACAACTCTTGGATCGATATTGAAACACCATTGAAGAAAAGGACCACCAAGTCTTTGGTTGATGGCTCAACTTACCATTTG GTCATGTCAGACGAGTTTAACGTAGAAAATCGAACATTTAAAGATGGACACGATCCGATGTGGACGGCCCTAGATAGAAGCGACGATGACGCTTCAAGCGCTGGAGGTGGATCCCTGCAGTTCTACAATAGCTCCGCCGTTAGTACAGAAAATGGCTTTTTAAAAATTGCCACCTATCTGGAAACCACTTCTTGGACTCGGTACGACCACGTCAACAAGCACTGGAAAACGGAAAGGACGAACTTTACTTCAGGTATGGTCCAATCGTGGAACAAATTTTGCTTCACCGGTGGAATAGTGGAGGTGGACGTTGTTTTTCCTGGCGAACCATTCATTGGGGGATTGTGGCCAGCCGTTTGGATGCTGGGTAATCTTGGACGAGCTACGTACGAGGCCTCCACCAACAATATTTGGCCGTGGAGTTTCGATACATGTGATCGTGAAATGCAGGATGCCCAAGCCATTTCGGCTTGCAATCGCGAAAATCACTACGGAATGCATCCGTTTCAAGGGCGAGGTGCCACCGAAATTGATATCATTGAAGTTATGACCGGTGATTCCAACGGGCCGTTGCCGTCCACCGAACCACCCATTACGTTGCCCTATGGAGATATGACGTTACAG GTTGCGCCCGGTGTACCAAAAAATCGACCTCAGAGTGGATCGCTTCCTCTTCGGAAAAATACTTTCTCCGACAATGGGCATACAGAGTTTTTGGCAAATGTTTGGTACAAAGATTTGGAAATGCACGGCAATACTTCAATCAATCCCTTTTTTTATGGCACGTATCTTGGAGAAACCAAACCTGGCGAACCCGTGACTCGCGGAAAGCATGAAGCGTTTCAAGCCGATGCGGTTGGAGCGGCCCATCAGTTAACACCGGCGCACTTTAAGAGACCCCATACCTTTCGGATTGAGTGGCAACCAGGTAAAGGAGGACGACTGGATTGGTACACTAAAGGCTATCGCATGAATGAGACGACGTACATGGAAGGTGATGGTGAAGGACAGGAGTGGACACACGTATTTTCACTCAAGGATAAATCCTTGAGCGATTTGATGGGGTCGCAGATTCCGAATGAACCAACATATCTTATTTTCAATACAGCCATATCCAGTACCTGGGGATTTCCTTACGATCCGCCCGACTGGTGTCCGAAATGTTTTGACTGCAACGATCCGACTTGCTCTTGTAACTTCTATCCTGGCTTTTGCCAAATGCTTGACTCGCGAACGGTTGCCATGTTGATTGACTCTGTCCGTGTATACCAATCCTTCAACACTTCGGCACACGTTGGCGGCAAGCATACCTTGGGTTGCGATCCACCGGATTATCCTACAAGAGAATGGATCACAGGCCACGAGTATCGATACATGAGGAACGAGCCTTTTTCATATAAGGACAAAGCGCATTCTTTACAACCATTGCAACGAGGCGGTGGCGTTTGCCGAGACGATTCGGATTGTGGCGGAAACGTGTCTTTAACGAATTTAACGGCCGTATACGACATGCTGggaactgacagtgagcggAAACTTTTTTCGACGGAATCGCGAGAGACGGTTGATCTTGTCATAAGTCAAGGCCAGTGTGCCTCGCAGACGAACACATTCTTCTCAAGCAAGTCATGGACGGGGAAAGTTTGTCGGTGTAGAGTGGGCTTTACGGGGCCAATGTGCTTATCGTTGGATCGCATAGATACTTTCCCAAGTGCGCACAAAATAAGGACAGACGTATCGCCTTTCAATCGGATTGCCAATTTTGAAGCCCCAACGTTCATGCTGACGGCAATCGCCAGCATGATTGTTATGCTGCTTTCTATTTTGGTCTCCAAAGTTGTAGACGAAAAGAAAGCAAGGAAACGAAAGTCGGTGTCGAGACAGTTCAAACGTCCCACTTTTGTCACAACAAGCAATGACTCCAACGTCACCATCATTACCGGTACCAGCATATGA